From the genome of Kryptolebias marmoratus isolate JLee-2015 linkage group LG19, ASM164957v2, whole genome shotgun sequence, one region includes:
- the LOC108249027 gene encoding moronecidin-like gives MKCTVGFLVLSMVLLMAQPSEGIWGALIGIAHHAIKHLIGGKKKFAKELADQQLDQKQLDQLKQDLKQLDQMQLDQLKQDLKQLDQMQQDLQQLVQMQQEQLQQEQKLQKRSKLARRFH, from the exons ATGAAGTGCACCGTGGGGTTTCTTGTGTTGTCCATGGTTCTCCTCATGGCTCAACCCAGTGAGGGAATTTGGGGAGCGCTTATTGGAATTGCTCATCATGCCATTAAACA ctTGATTGGTGGGAAGAAGAAATTTGCAAAGGAACTCGCTGACCAGCAGCTGGACCAGAAGCAGCTGGACCAACTGAAGCAGGACCTGAAACAGCTGGACCAGATGCAGCTGGACCAACTGAAGCAGGACCTGAAACAGCTGGACCAGATGCAGCaggatctgcagcagctggttcagatgcagcaggagcagctgcagcaggagcagaaactgCAAAAACGCTCAAAACTTGCACGTCGT